One region of Populus trichocarpa isolate Nisqually-1 chromosome 4, P.trichocarpa_v4.1, whole genome shotgun sequence genomic DNA includes:
- the LOC18103607 gene encoding thaumatin-like protein 1, whose translation MSLLKLLMHLSPFLVAHLFVSGVVSATLTIINNCDYTIWPGINSTYDPRPTIYVTPTIATGFSLGKKDWKDITTSDDWHGRLWGRTHCTEDDTGRFSCITGDCGSGKIECSTIPAGSSPVTMAEFKINNAGLDFFNVSLLDGYNLPLLVLPSNRSCKKAGCVVDLNGVCPPELTVNSSDGMIAGCRSACEAFNSQQFCCTGEYETPSTCKPSSYSQNFKKKCPSAYTYC comes from the exons ATGTCACTATTGAAGTTGCTTATGCATTTATCTCCTTTCTTGGTTGCTCATTTATTCGTATCAG GTGTCGTTTCAGCAActttaacaataataaacaattgTGACTACACTATATGGCCAGGAATAAACTCAACATATGATCCAAGACCTACCATCTATGTCACCCCAACGATCGCAACTGGTTTTTCCCTTGGAAAGAAAGACTGGAAGGACATAACAACCTCGGATGATTGGCATGGTCGTTTATGGGGTCGCACACATTGCACTGAAGATGATACAGGAAGATTCTCCTGCATCACAGGCGACTGCGGCTCTGGCAAAATAGAATGTTCAACAATACCAGCTGGCTCGAGTCCTGTGACGATGGCAGAGTTCAAGATTAACAATGCtggacttgatttttttaatgttagtcTTCTTGATGGCTACAACCTGCCTTTGCTTGTTCTGCCTTCTAATCGGAGCTGCAAAAAAGCAGGATGTGTGGTGGATTTGAACGGCGTTTGTCCTCCAGAACTTACGGTTAATAGTTCTGATGGGATGATTGCGGGGTGCCGCAGCGCGTGTGAGGCCTTTAATTCACAGCAATTTTGTTGTACTGGTGAATATGAAACACCTTCGACTTGCAAGCCTTCTTCGTATTCTcagaattttaagaaaaagtgTCCAAGCGCTTACACCTATTGTTAG
- the LOC18097394 gene encoding G-type lectin S-receptor-like serine/threonine-protein kinase SD2-5: MRNTTPRRRSAPFVAGLVGGGLLIISKLWRKSKTTKEDVEVLAKMPIRFPYEDLRVATDDFAERIGRGGYGSVFKGVLADGTRVAVKCLDKLDKGKKAVLTEVETIGNLQHSNLLRLIGFCSEKSYKVLVYEYMSNGSLDTWIFQNDQRPFLDWQTRKKIILDIAKGLAHLHEECRQTIIHFDIKPQNILLGPNFNAKISDFGLSKVIDEGTGQVQVSMRGTPGYIAPELCKLPPGRITEKIDIYSFGIVLLEIVCARKNVDHSLPESDFHLVRMLQNKAEEDRLIDIVENVDECMQSDKEEMLRMIKIGAWCLQDDPERRPLMSTVVKILDGVMEVDTNLVYVFSHSLIASPIANHHISSAQLPASVLSNPR; the protein is encoded by the coding sequence ATGCGTAATACTACTCCTAGAAGACGTTCGGCACCATTTGTGGCTGGACTCGTAGGTGGCGGTCTTCTCATCATTTCGAAATTGTGGCGCAAGTCTAAAACTACCAAGGAGGATGTGGAAGTTCTAGCAAAAATGCCTATTAGGTTTCCGTATGAAGATCTACGTGTTGCGACTGATGATTTCGCGGAAAGAATTGGAAGAGGAGGCTACGGATCTGTGTTCAAAGGAGTACTCGCTGATGGAACTAGAGTTGCTGTGAAGTGTCTGGATAAACTAGACAAAGGAAAGAAGGCAGTTCTAACAGAAGTCGAGACAATTGGAAACCTGCAACACTCTAACTTATTGAGGTTGATAGGATTTTGTTCAGAGAAATCATACAAGGTTTTAGTATATGAGTACATGAGTAATGGATCGTTAGATACTTGGATTTTTCAGAATGATCAAAGACCTTTCCTTGATTGGCAGACGCGAAAGAAGATTATACTTGACATTGCAAAAGGGCTTGCTCATCTCCATGAAGAATGTCGACAGACCATAATTCATTTCGATATAAAGCCGCAGAACATTCTGTTGGGTCCAAATTTCAATGCCAAAATCTCTGATTTTGGGTTATCTAAGGTCATCGATGAAGGAACGGGACAAGTACAAGTTTCAATGAGAGGAACCCCTGGATATATTGCTCCAGAATTGTGTAAGCTACCACCAGGACGTATCACGGAAAAAATTGACATATACAGCTTTGGAATTGTTCTCCTGGAAATAGTTTGTGCACGAAAAAACGTAGATCACTCGCTGCCAGAATCTGACTTCCATTTAGTTAGAATGCTGCAGAATAAAGCTGAAGAAGACAGACTAATAGACATTGTGGAAAATGTAGATGAATGCATGCAGAGTGATAAGGAGGAAATGCTTAGAATGATAAAGATTGGTGCTTGGTGCTTGCAGGATGACCCAGAAAGAAGGCCTCTCATGTCAACGGTTGTGAAGATATTGGATGGTGTAATGGAGGTAGATACAAACTTGGTGTATGTGTTCTCACATTCACTAATAGCTTCTCCCATTGCTAATCACCACATTTCTTCGGCACAGCTGCCAGCATCTGTTCTTTCTAATCCCAGATAA